Genomic window (Lutra lutra chromosome 17, mLutLut1.2, whole genome shotgun sequence):
TAGGGAATGATCACCATACAGCTTTTGAATCCTTccaaaagggggcgcctgggtggctcagtgggttaagccgctgccttcggctcaggtcatgatctcagggtcctgggatcgagtcccgaatcgggctctctgctccccagggagcctgcttccctctctctctctctctctctctctctctgcctgcctctctgtctacttgtgatctctctctgtcaaataaataaataaaatcttaaaaaaaaaaaaaaatgaatccttcCAAAAGAAACTTTAAGAAATAGTAGCTGACCAAATGAACAATTCTTGTCCAACTTTATATTCGATACTTGTGGCCTGAGTATCCAGAACCAGAGACAAGACAACAAAGTAGAGTCTAAACTGCaagtcagggacgcctgggtggctcagttggttgggcagctgccttcggttcaggtcgtgatcccggcgtcctgggatcaagtcccacatcgggctccttgctcatcagggagcctgcttctccttctgcctctgcctgccattctgtctgcctgtgctcgcttgctctctctcacaaataaataaataaaatctttaaaaaaataaaataaataaactgcaagTCAGAATCTATGTGAGGAGAGGACTTCGGGACAGTTATGGACAAAACACACAGTGTATCACTGAGACACTGTAGAGATGTacatggtgggtgggtgggaggctggAAAAGGAGATCAGTGCTGATAGAAGCAACCCAGGAAGGTTTCACACAAGAGAAATGATATAAGCTCGGCCTTCAAGCCTCACCTGACTACAAATAGACTGCTCTTAAATGGCATGAGCTagtcagaaaatgagaaaaataagagaaaaaactgAAGGTCTTGAAATCTAGTCAGAGTTATTGAAAAGGCTACTCTAATCACTACAGATTTACTGACAGAGACCTCATAATGGAAGATACCACCTAAGGTAACTGATAGTAAGAATTTACTAATTAACTTGAGCTGGAATTTTGTAAGGAACCTGAGAATTGGTGGGAGCTGAATGATAAAGCTGACATTTCAGAGGCAGAAACTTTCAAGAGGTAGAAAAGAGATTACTTCTTGGAGAGGAAAGAATGGGAAGTCAGGATGACTTCTCAATTCTAGCTTAGGGGACTCACAGAAGGCTGGTGCCAGGGATATGCATCAAGAAGAGGGGAAAACCATCaagaaggaagagatgagatTCCTGATTTCTTAAGACTAAGGAGATATTTGAGACGGTTTGCAAGATGGTAGAGGCGTGAGGTTGGAGGCTTAGGACAGTGGCTCCAGATGGTAACCCAGAATGGTCAGCAGCAAAAGTAGCAGAGTGAAAGCTTCCAGAATTCATGAGCCCTTGATGAAAGGTTTCAGATCTCAATGGAAGCAACTGATGAGACTCCAAACCAGCCCAGTTCATTAGAATGGATGGGAGGACACCCACCTTCGGGGCTAAGAGCAGGCTACGGCACAGTGTTAAACTGAAAATAGCAAGATACAGAACAGTGTCTATCACCATCTACTTTCAGAAAGGTGAAAATAATCATTGCAGTTGtataaagaaactggaaaaatactGCAAATTAAGACATTATCTGGGGCAAGGTGTCagtaaaaatggcaaaataaggGCCTTTGAAATTTCACCATTCCCTAAGAGCAACCACAACATGTAACTGCCAGAATCAATTTCCTCAGAATTCTATAAATTAACCAAAGTCTTGAAGCAGCTGAGGGAGGagtttattcaagaaaaacagCTGTATTTTATAACAGTGAGCTTTGTGGCACTGAAAGTTTCCCTTGTCCCATCTCTGGCTCCCCAGCTCCGCAGCAGCCTTGGAAAATTACAAGTCCATATTTCTGGTACCAGAGGGAATAGAATGAATCTGGAGGTTTCCCAAAGCCTCATACCCAAAGAACAGTCATTATTTGACCTATTTGGTTCCCTGGGAGACCTCCCTTGAAAGGTTGTCACGGGCTAGGACACTCTAGAGAGCTGgtatttgttaaacatttacaggcaatgtatttaaaaagtcacTACTGCCTGAGATGATGGGAAATAGCTGAAGCAAACAATATACAAAACCAAGAAGATTTGTAAAAAGCTGCAGGTTAAGATGttcacagtgctttgaaaagtTCTAATATATTCCTGGGAATCTCAAAGACCCATAATCATTAAACTATTACAGGTcaaagagagaatcctgaaagcagctagagagaagaaaatcatcaCATACAAGGGATCTTCATATGATTAACAGTTCATTCCTCTTCAGAAACCACAGagctagaaagaaaaatactgtcaaCCACGAATTCTGTACCTGGCAAAACCTTCCTTccaaaatgaagaggaaaggaaagcacTCCCGATAAGCATCACCTGAGAGAGTCTGCTGCTAGCAAACCTGGTCTGAAAGAAATGGGAGTCCTTGAcattgaaatgaaaggacactagacagTTAAGTCAAAATACAGGGcaccacagggtgcctgggtggctcagtcgttaagcctctgtcttcggctcaggtcatgatcccaggtttctgggatcaagccctgcaccgggttccctgctcggcgggaagcctgcttctccctctccctctgctgctccctgcttgtgttccctctcttgctgggtgtctctctgtcaaataaatacataaattcttaaaaaaaaaaaatacagggcacTGATAAAGGTAACTACCTAGGTAAATGTAACATGACattacaaatgcatttttttgtttgtaactTTTTTCCCTATCTTatctaaaagacaaaagcaaagcaaTAATTTTAAGTCTGTGTTGGACATATGATGCATCTAATTTGTGACGATAACAGCATAAATGGGGGAGAATAGAGATCTACATTAGGAAAGTTTTTAGACACtataaaattaatgttattaatcCAAACTAGAGAGTTATAAATTCAGATGTTAATTATAATTGCGAGggcaaccactaagaaaatagCTAAAAAATTTATAGGAAAGAAGTGGTTACCTTTGTGTGTGCCCTGTGTGTGTCGGGGGTGTGAGAAGAATAATGCAGATAACAGCAGCAAAAGTAAATGAAACTTTTCAGCTTATTCCTTTGATGTAGCTCTGGGTTTTCTGAGCCACATGAATACACTACCtatataaaaaccttaaaaaataaaaagagtaagagtCTGTGACTCCTTGCTACAAGTTTggcaataaaggaaataaaaaattaaaaagcaggtaAGTGAATGAGGAATCATCGAGAAAGGGGCAGCAGAGAATATGAGAGGTACCAGGAGAGTGGAtggcaaggaaagaaaatgcagcTCATTAAAACTGTTACCTTGTTAATAAGGTGGTCATCTTTGCTCTGTATCAACAGCTGCAAAAAAGTCAATACATGGGATAAAGCTCCCTGGAGAGAATCATGACTGTCTGAGGAAGGTAACTCCTCGTGGCCTCAGCCCATTTCTCAAACAGGGAAGGCTCAGAGGAAAGTTCCTTGCTCCCAGCTGGGACCTGCCCTCACCTGGACAAGTGCTTTGAGGATATGCCTGTTCCACGGACCATGGCTCCTCTCCTTGCTCCAACAGAGAGATGACCTCCGGCTTGGCAATGTGATTCCCTATGCATGGAGGGAAAACACAGCTTTGTAAACTGCCCTTGCCTAGTCTTCTAAGTTCTCACTCGGGCACAATAAGCAAGCAGTCTCTCTCATTTTATGCTTTATAAGCATAAGGAATTAGTCCCTGAACATCAGGGCTCAAGATAATCTCAGTCCTGAGATGCCCATgaggcctttcttttttttttaagatttaccaaAGAGCGTTATTGGTTGTTGGTGGTGTCAACCACTgctactttttttaaattgagatagaAATGACATATCATGTAATCTCAGTTTCAGGTAcacatgattcaatatttgtatactttgtgaaataataataaatatagttAATATTCATTAGCATAGTTGCATCCTTTGAGCTTTTAAAGACCAAGTAGCAGAAAGTACTGTAATGGAAATCGCTTCATTTACTCAGGCAGCTCTGCCTTACCCACAGACAGCAGATGCCCATAGGTCTCCAGCATCACATCACGGTATAGGGTTCTCTGAACAGGGTCCAGCTGCCCCCACTCCTCTTGGGTGAAATCCACAGCCACATCCTTGAAGGTCACTGGTTCCTAAAAGAGCATACATGTTCCTGCTCAGCCCGTGGCCACATCCTCCCACGTTCTCTGGGGATGGAGTGAGGCTGACTGTACTGGGGAAGAGACAGGACAAAGAGGAAGTGTCCTGGATGTGTTCAGTACTGTAACTGATGTGGGCCAGGTTCCATTGGGAGCCACCCGAGGGCCCTGTATTTGGGATGTTTCTTAGGGAATTAGCTATGCGGGCCCCTACTAACTACAGTGAAGATGAGCAAATCTCTCCTAAGGCTCTTACACCATTCCAGTAATACCGGCTAGTGAGGATGGGATTAGCACGAGGGCAGTGCCCACCTTCCTCTCTGGAGATGAAGATACTTAAGGACAGGACCAGGACGAAAGCAGACCACAAGCACTGGGCTGGAGTCTGCCCGACGTGGATTTCGGACCGGGATGACTGATCTAAATGTTTACAGGCTGTCCTCCTGGCCACTATCAGGAGGTTTCCATTTCCAGATCTTTCCTGTCCCAAGGACTGGAGCCGGGAGTGAGACAAGTCTGAGCAAAGCAGCCCAGGCCAAAGAGAATCAGCAGCAGTTGTGTCAAAAAGCACTTGAgttctgggggcctgggtggctcagtgggttaagcctctgccttggactccagtcatgatcccaggggtctaggatagaggcccacatcgggctccccactcagcggggagtctgcttctctcccttcctctggcaCTCCCCCTGgatgtgctctctgtcaaatacataaaatcttaaaaaaaaaaaaaaaaaagcacttgaattttaaaatgttccaactgagctctttgggaaaaaaaagaagcaggaattCTCACTAGAAAACTAGAGGGAAGATGAATTATAACCTAAGTCTGACTTCTGCAATGAACACATCTCTCACAGTGCTCTTTCTAAGATTTgattgagagcgagcgagcgaggaCACCTGCAAGTGAGGGAGCACAAAGGTTGAGGGGAgaagggggacagggagaagcagactccccactgagtgggaagcccgatgcagggctcaatcccagaaccccgggatcatgacctgagctgaaggcagacgcttatagACTgggccacccgggcacccctctcATAGTGCTCTTAAGCACTCTGTTATCTCGGGGAGTCCTGGGTGGAGTAGAGTATGCTCTCGCTTGTGGTGGTGGGACTAGCCGTGCATCATGGGTACCAGGTTAGAATCCCCATAGGCCCTGACACCTTCTAGGTCCTCCCCTCCATCTGCAAACTGGCTTTCTGGTCTCCCTCTGGGTCAGTGAATTTCCACTCTGAGTGTCCTCTGTGAGCCGCTACCCATGCCTGCTATGTTACTGTCTTTCCCACGGCCTTCCTTTctgcgccccacccccacccccagccaaggCTCCCAAACTGGGCTCATCTCTGATCAGGGTCAGCTGTCATGACTGGGTCCTCAGTGCATCAACTTGTACTGTCAGGCTCAACCGCTTCACACAACGCTTGGCTTAAAACACAGAACGGATTCTGTTGCAGTGATTCCATGACGGCAAAACGCACTTAAAACTGCTGGGCACAACCTCTCTTAGGGAAACTATGCCTCACCTTGGACTCATCAAGGCCAATACCTTGGTTTTCTTCTACAGACCTGCctaggtctcagtttccttgATGGGTGATGTGTCTATGTTTTACATAACACAAACTTTAACTTAAATGTAACATTAGGACAGAGAAGTACACAAAGCCTAAAGGAGCTGAAACCACAAGCTGTGTCCTTTCACAGAGCAGTCACACCCGGGCAGCGGCTGGGAGCCATGCTGTCCAACCAGATGCGCCTGCTGTGCTCACGCAGACCGCCTCGTCTCCCCAGGGGGCGGCATCTACTTGATGGCTTCTACGTTCACTCATGCTTAACAAGGTTCAAGGCCACAGCCTGGCAGCCATAAAGCTGGTGAACTGGGCCTCAGGTCAACCACCAAGAGAACCACCCCTCCTAAGATTCCAGTGGAATCCCTGTgcacaaatttaaaaaggaacagaTGAACTACATCTAAGAGTCACTGAAGGACTGAAATCATGAGGGAGTGATTCCGCAACCTTTAACCAAACAGTGGACACAGGCAGTGATCATCAATGACTGCTAAATCACACATGGAAGGCAGACCGGGAACACGCCTAAATAACACGAAGACTAGTAGGGAGGCAGCTACTGTTAGCCTGATACGTCACATCACCCGAAAATGGGATCCCAGACATCCTGTACCCCCTGGTGCCACAAGTTAGGAAGGACTCAGCACCACCACTGATGTACTTTCGCCCAAAATATGGGACCCGAATCTACTCAGCCCTCCAGTCCAGTGATCAGTTACAGGAGACAAAGGGAAGAGGAACTCACCCAATGGCATCAAGATAGCAAAATCAGGCAAACCAACAAGACAAGTGACCTAATTTCTTCAGTATGTGACGCACACATAGCGTGTGTGGTCCTTTTTTGGATCCTCATTTGAATCAACCAACCATAAAAGGTATTTAGGGGACAAGTGGGAAAACTGACCACTGCCTGAGTGTTAGCTAATAATAAGGAATCACTGTTAATTTTATTGGGTGTGTAAAGGTAGTGAGAAaggtattattttctaaaaattatgtatcttttAGAAAGACACACGTAAGTGTTTATAAGCAAAATAACAGAATCGCCGAGATTTGCTTTAACATATTCCAGTTTCCGAAAAGTGTCAGGATAGatgaaaagaaaggcagaaagctGAAAGCTGATGGTTGTCGTTACTGAACAGGGTGTCTGTAATAATGCCACCAACCAAGAGATGCTCACATCCTAAATCCCAGAACCTATGACTGTTATCTTACTACcacaaagggactttgcagagaTGTGATTATGTTAAGGATGTTGATTTGGGGAGCTTATCTTGGATGAACCAGGAGGGCTCAGTGTAATCACAAAGGTCCCTGCaagtgaaggagggaggaggtCGAAGTCAAAGCAGGAGATGAGACACTGGAAGCAGAGGTGGGAGTGATGTACAGGGAAGATGGAGGTGGGGACCAGGAGCCAAGAAATGCAGGTaacctccagaagctggaaaaagcaaggaaacagattctcctgGAGCTTCCAAAGGGAACACAGCCCTACAGAGCTCCCCTGTCACTGCTTTcgtctgtgaaaaatgttatcatttattGACATCTGAAGGGGAGAAGACATAATAATATATGCCAAAGAGGTATCAGCGGGAAGACAGAGCTGGCCAACTGCCAAAAGCCTACAGacccattttagacttctgagCTCTAGAACAAGAGAgtaatctgtactttttttttttttaagattttatttatttatttgacagacggacatcacaggtaggcagagaggcaggcagagagagaggggaagcagcctccccactgagcagagagccccatgtggggctcgatcccaggaccgagatcatgacctgagccgaaggcagaggcttaacccactgagccacccatgcgcccctaatCTGTACTTTTCTAAACCACTAAGTTTACAGTGATTTGTTACAATGGTAATAGGAATAACATAAGGTTCAGATTCCACCTTACAGTCGGAAAATCTCCCAAAGTTTTCTAAGAATGGGAACTACCCCGAAGAGGCCGCTGGCACACGGTGCTCCACACACTGCTGCACGACAGGGAACAGAGGAAAGTGGCAGACTAAGGAAACAGCGGAGCAGATCTCAGCCTACAGGTCAGAAGGGGCTATGCTGGAAGAGGTTCCCAGGTGAGGCTTCGGGCCCTGAGCTGAAATGATAACGGTGAAGGCaggatgggggaaagggaggctgGAAAAGGGGGGTCTGTATCCAGGAGAGCTCTGCCTGGTGTCCCACCTCCCGACTGGCCACTCCACCTTGTGGGCAACATGCCCACCTGCCGCCCTGCACTTGCACTTGGGCAACACAGCGCACACCCTTCTCACACACAAGAATGTGGGAGGTTCTAAGGCTGCTCAGGTGACCAGCAACTCCAGAGCTGAAATCTCTTCCACAGGACATGGGGTAGGGAGGTCTGTGGCCTGAGAGCCAATGCACACCCGGGAAACCTGAAGCACAACCAGCTTGATGATCCAGGCCCAACCAGGTCCATGGAGCTTAGAGTGAGACTTGTTGGGAGgcaggcgcgcgcgcgcgcgcgcgcgcgcacacacacacacacacacacacacacacacacggaggctAATCGGGAACCAGAATGGCTCAGTCACAGCAAAGCAGGGTGCTCCAAGACAGCCTCACCGCGCTTTCCTTCCAGACACAGAGACCGGAGGAGCCCTGGATATGTGAGGAACAAGTGCAGAGAGCTGGAAAGACCAAACTCAGggaccaaaacaaaaacagaacagaggcAGCGGCTACATCCAACTTTCAATGACCGGCAATTCCATTTCCCCGACTGGAAACATCAGTTATAAAACAGGCCAGGATGATATGAGAGGGGCTCTGAAGGAACAAGAATTCCCTGAACACGAAGACGCAGCCCTTGCTTCAGGAGGCCCACCATCTAACAGAAGGCCTCAGAAACAGAACAAGTACAAAGGAAcaggacagatttttttcaaatacaagagttcttaaaacaagaaacaaaaatactaaccACAAGCAAAGACATACATGTTTGATAAAAATATCCTGGAAAACATTTAACTGGTAAGACACCACAGAGTTAAGACAAGCTATAGACTGGGAAAAGACAATTCACATAAGGCAAAGATTCAGGATCCAGAATGCATGTAAAATGCCCGCATATCATCAGGTCAGAGACCACACACATCTAGAAATGAAAGCAGATAGACGGTCAGTGACGACATGGAAAGATAATCTCACCAGTGTCAAGCAAGCACGAAGGAACATGCTGTGCCTTTTCAGTCTTGAGATAAGCAAAAATTAGAAGACCCGACACTGCAAAGTGGCAGCAGAGATGCAGGGAAAACAGGCACTCTTCCACAACGGCGACAAGAGGCTCTGTACCTTCCAAGAGCCACGTGGCACCACTGATCGtattgaaaacacacacaccctgacACTAAGTGTCATTCTACTTCTAGGGGTATGTCTACATTAACAAGTATGTGTGTGCGCCCAGTGAAATGACAAGAATGTTCACACCGCTTCTCCTAGAATAGCAAaactggtgggggcagggaactTCTGAGCCCATCCATGAAAGGATGAACAGAGGGCGAAAGGAATGAACTTATCTCTCACACGGATGGACCTTAAAGGTAGCCctgaataagcaaataaaggtGTAGAAAAGTAGGTAGGAAAAGCactgccttaaaaaaaacaatggggTGCCTAGCTGATTCAGTCAATAGTGCATGAGACTCCTGGTCTCAGGGctctgagttcgagccccacattggatagagaggacttaaaaaaatctttcaaaacaggggcgcctgggtggctcagtgggttgggcctctgccttcagcttgggtcatgatcccagggtcctgggatcgaaccccgcatcaggctctctgctcagtggggggcctgcttccccccccccgtcaaataggtgaaatctttttattattattattattattttatattttatttcttgatttgacagagagagatcacaagtagacagagaggcaggcagagagagagagagggaagcaggctccctgccgagcagagagcccaacccgggactcgatcccaggaccctgagatcatgacccaagccgaaggcagaggcttaacccactgagccacccaggcgccctcttttttttttttttttaagattttatttatttatttgacagatggagatcacagagaagcaggcagagagagaggaggaagcaggctccctgccaagcaaagaacccaacgcagggctcgatcccaggaccctgggatcatgacctgagccgaaggcagaggctttaacccactgagccacccaggcgcccctaaataggtgaaatcttaaaaaagaaacaaacaaacaaaaaaaaaacaaaaaaaaccctagaatattaggggcac
Coding sequences:
- the LOC125089006 gene encoding zinc finger protein 606 isoform X6 gives rise to the protein MAAINPWASWGVLTDQSWGIAAVDPWASWALCPQDCHVEENAEEERRATGLPKAQIQEPVTFKDVAVDFTQEEWGQLDPVQRTLYRDVMLETYGHLLSVGNHIAKPEVISLLEQGEEPWSVEQAYPQSTCPAVDTEQR